The following is a genomic window from Anopheles aquasalis chromosome 3, idAnoAquaMG_Q_19, whole genome shotgun sequence.
GaatcgaaaatggaaaatggtaaaCAGGAAAAAATGGGTTGGTGGATGTTCAATGGAGGAGTCGCGTCTTACGATCAGATTCATCGCTAGTGATTGCGAATCAAACCTCGTGTTTCATGTGCGGCATTATAGCACAGCTGAACTGTACGCACTCTTCAGGATTGACTGAGGATAAGACAGTGTAAATGGTAAGTACTAAAATAGATTCGAAGGAAtagcaatgaaaaaaaaggtatgCAATTGTAGAAAGAACCATGCCCAATTTCTCCTTACAAAGAAAAGGTTAACCTATTCTGCGTGGCATAAACTGTTCATTTAAGTGCACGTAAAAAGCGTGTTTAATTAGTCACAAATCTTTGGCAGTTTCGCACCCGCACGATCAACGTTAACAACTTAATTCTATTAGctaccttttccttttgggtTACCAGAGACTAGTTAAATCGTTATTGAAGTAGAACAAAATGTGCGCACATCAAAAACCCGTGttatgataataataaaacaaaactaacaTTCGCACATCCGGGAACTGGAAAAGCCAAACAGGTGGCGAGAGAATgcgaggagagagcgagatcaTCCTGCAGAGCACGGgttgaaaatcatttcaggACATGCATAGACACGCATTTTCCACGCGAAGAACTCTCTCCccgctactgtaccgttactACCAGTTAAACCctacaaacaacaaattggTTACGGCAGCTCTGCTCTCTCCATACTACAACAGGAGAGAGGATTTGGGTTTGCTTCAACCAGAACTAAGCATTAACTAGAACCAAAATTTTTAGCATTCAAAACTAAGGAGCGGGGGCACCACCGGTCAGGTCAGGCCAAATCTACTTCCGTGGACAGGGTTCCAAGGGGATTCCGAGGAAAGGGAAATagtgtgaatgtgtgtatgtgtgtggggaAAATGCTAGAATGGTGGATGAAGAATGGCAAAATTCCGATTTACTTTTTCTTCAGTGTAAAGAATGACCGTCGTTTCTGTTCATCCTTCTGAGAGGAAGCGGGTAGCGTCAGCGAGCGGCTTTCGCCGCTAGCGTCAAGCTCGCATTGTGCTTTCAAAGCCGTTACCCATTGGTTCATTTCGGCATCGTCGTGACACTGGAGCAGGAATTCGCCACCATTCGAGAGCCTGTAGGAAAGAGAACAAACAAGACGTTATTTTAGAAACTgcccaccgcaccgcataATGTGTCCTAGATGCGCTTGAGAGCTACTTACTTTATTCTGAAGACATGCTTCTTTTTCGTGTAATCGACAGCAATCTCGATCTGGGCTCCCTTCAGGTCTAGCGGTGGTTCTCCGCGGAACGTCTGCTCCGGTACTGTCTTCGATGATTTTTGATCCTTGAAGAACGCTAACCGACCGCTACGGGCCACGCAGTACAGCTGTGGTGATGATAAGAACGAAAGATTTCATCAGTTTAGTCATCAGTTCACACCACCGTGTGATGCGGTCAGTTGGGTTGGGGTTTACCTTATCCCAGGAACGGTTCGATGCCTTCTTGGTGGTTGACTCCCATTCGTGTTTGCGTGTGAGAATGCCTTCCTGTGCACCTTCATCGGTTCCACCTGGACTTGGACGATCTGATAGATGAGTAATTTGCCAGAAGAACACAACGGAGAatagggagaaagagagaaagagcagacACCACCATGGGTCATGGGGTGGTGGGGACCGCATGTTAGTACCGCAGTGGTTAGTATTAGTAGCAGTAGGTGGAGAGTAATGTTCTCTCATTCAAACATTCCACAACTAGTTCTATCAGAAGTCTAGGGCATTCTGAACATATtccgtcgtcatcgacgtCGACATCGCCATACTATACACAACGTCCgtttataatttaatttaaaaaaattatactAAGCAAATCAATTCACAATTTATGTAACAGTTGAACGACACCAAACGACATCCActtaagaaaaagaaaaaaaaacttatgtTTATGACTCAATCCATGAACCATGCGAATTTCACTTATATTGGTGCGCCATCGTGATTTATGGATCGTGATCGATTGTGCTTCGCCTCCTTCCTGTATTCCGACTCTTTACTTCCATGATGTTCTAAAGATTTTGTCCATATTGAAtcgcacatgcacatgcagGATCTGGGGGTTCAGTTCCGGTTCTATAAAAGCCGTTTTGCGTTTCCCACAGCGATCACGGGAAGCAAGAACTACTACTAATTGTGATAGAGCAAAAAGATGATCATGCAAAAAAGCCTAAGGCAATGGAATGGACAAcagcgaagaaaaacaaaacggtttATACCTACTTCCGCCGTTAGGGCTCCCGaatgtggaaaggaaaatatggtaaaaaggaaggaagggagaaaatATTTCCAAAATCgacatgaaaaatgaaaaatgtgataGATGGGAAACCAATTAAAGGGAAAGCCCCGATCCCGGGGACAAGGGGAATGATGAGAGAGAGTAAAGTGTGCACCGAGCACACACCAAACCCCCCGTTCCATAAGCACAATCCAATACCTTCGTCATCCGAGGCGCCGCCGTCCGCCTTCGAGCTGGTACGCTTCCACCGGAAGCTACGGAACGGACTCTTGGAGCGTGATCGTCGACTGACCTTAACGCCGGTGGATGCACTGGCCGAGCTGCTGGACCGTTCCTTCGGTATACCGGAGTGCCGCCGAGAGATGACCGCTTCGCCACCGACTGttgcacagttttttttataggTGGATTTTTTGCAGTTTGCAGTgacagacacacaacacacaatttTTGGAGCATGCAGAGCGCGAGCCGTGTGGAAATTTGATGAGTGAGACGGACGGATTCGAtggggagcaggaggaggggttggaaaatgggtaaaaataaatgaaaataaaatgacacGTTTGTAAAAGTTGATGAAATTTcaaatggataaaaaaaaatacgaaatgaaaacgatgGAAGGATAGGAAGGGgtgaaaatatggaaaaacATGAACGAACACGAAAACAGAAATCTTACTACTAACCCCCACACCGGAAGAAGGTTGAGTCCCCAAACCAAAAAAGGTCCCCGCCAGGTGAACCGTAAAGATATACTTACACAATGAACGTTTACGCATGGATCCACCGATCGGTGTTTTGAAGCTCTTAAACCCGGAAGTGCTTTGCTCTAGTGATACACTTCGGAAGGCACCGAAAGGTATTCGTGGTTTCCTAACATGcactgtgttgtgttgttagATAAGGAATGAatgcaacaaaaccaaacccatgCCCATAACATGCCAGCACCGAAAGAATAGAAACCCAAAAGGTGTTagtaaacaaaataaaaataaatagaaacaTGCCAATATAACACATAACAGATATTCCAAAGGATACAACAggcattgaaaaaaaaagctagAAAGCAAAATAATGGAAACGGAAGTTAACCATTTAACGATTTAAATAACAAGGAATAAAGGAATCCAATTGGAGCCAaaggaccgaaccgaagagtATCATTAAGATATAAATAGAAGAACAGTATCACAACAAGAAGGAACataagaagaaggagaagcataATACTCTTTATAGCAGCGAGAGAAACGGGCGAAGCGCTACTGGCGAATGACGATCGGAACacattgaaagaaaattcacAGCGTAATGGTTCATAGTAGTAAAAGTAGTAGAAAAGTAAGTACCTGTCTGGGAAATGGGTCTTTCTTTTTCTACAGGTGAAGTGGCACGCATAGTGACTACAAGTGTCGAAGGTTTGGTGGTTATAgagcgttggttttttgttttgttttttttttgtgtaaattggtggtggtggtttgcggtCCAATAGACGATTGTTTTGAATTTCGTTGCGTTTGCGCGCGCCACAGTTAatgggttttggtttttggttttggttccAATTGCGTATGCCAATATAGATGTTTTAAATGTTCGATTATTATCGTTTTGTATTAGCATAAGTGAGTCGCGAGGGCAGCGTGTAAAGATCGAATATATATATAATCGGTGGAGGTATAGAAATGGTTAGGTGGTACAATGTTAGCATTAAGATAGTAGATAGTAAGTATATATGTATAGATAGGATCATATAATAAGATAATAGCCGATATACCGAtagaaaagggaaacagaCTAGAGTTCCAGGATGGACAATAGTACCAGGAcgaaggaacaggaaaaatAAACTTGGGTGGATATACAAAGGAGAGGGGTGTTGTTGGGAGAAGAATGAAGGATgaacaaggaaggaaggaagggaattTGGTTCTAGCGGTAATACATTGTCTGTAATTGGCAGCCGAAACTCACCCGACTCTTGCTCCTTGGTGGAATGTGGCGATCCGGGCGCATCGGCTGTATCGCgggctgcggccgctgcttcCGCTAGACGTGctgcctcggcctcggcctcaGCTGCGGCACGTGCTTCGGCTTCCGCCAGCAGACGCTGCCGTTCGGCTTCCTCTGCTGCCTCTGAGCGACGCTTCATTTCTTTGAGCTCAAACTGGCAACGGTAACAAAAGTGAGTCGTTAGAATCGTTTGCACACGGCCACAGGATGTGATCGACGCGTTGAACTTACCGTTGTTAATCGCTCTAATGCGCTAAAGCGTTCTTCCTGGGCCGCAGCGGACTTTTCGAATGCTTCGTGCTTTTTAATCAGATTCTCCACCTCGTCGATCGTGTGGCCAAGCTCGGTCGACATCAGATACGGCTCCTGGGCGATCAGCCACGCTTCGGCGACGGCAGCATCGCGAGCGAATTGGTATACCTCCAAAACTAATCAAAAGAAAGTTCGTTGTTAGTATGACGATGAGCGACGGTGGCCTTCACTCGCCGTTTCACCACTTACTTAGCTGCAGGTTCTCCCAACGTTCTTCCCATCGATGGAGCAGTGCATTGCGGCTGTTTGTGAGCTGCAACAATCGATCCTTAATGTCAGCCGACGCATAGTGGTTACGGGATAGCAGTTCCTTGCCGAGCGCCAGGCACGCACTGAAGTTATCCTCGCGTGTGTCGATCTCGGCCTTCAGGCTCTGATGGTTGTTCATCAGCAGCTCGACGCCACTGACATCGCGCGGTTTCTCCGAGGTGTTCATCTGTCGCACGACATCCTCCATCCAGAGCATCAGCGTGCGGACCATGTTGAAGAACTTGAACAGATCGCCCGTATCGGCCAGCTTGCCACGGCGCTCCTCGCACATGCCCTGCAGGTGGGCCCAAGCGTTGAGCACCTCGTGCTCCCGATTGGTGATTTCCCGTGCCTTCTCGCCCGCATAGGCAGCCTGTAGTTTGGCCGATTCCTCCTGGATCTGCTGCACCTGGGCGTGCAGTGTCATCAGATCCTGGATGAAGTTCAGGTGCTTACGCTGCAGCGCCGAAACGACACCAGCATCGCGGCCAAGCTCCTCCGACACACCGTGCTGCTTCTCGTTGATGCGCCCCAGCACGTCCTTGCAATCGTGGAAGAACTTGTGCAGCTCACGGGAAGCGGCCAACATGGCTTTGCGCGTTTCGATCAGCTCCAGCAGATCCTGCCACGACTCGTTCAAACCGTCCTTCCACTCGGCGATGGTGGCACTGTCCGAGTGTCCGGCATGAATCAGATCATCGGCAATGCCGTTCGCCTTGGCCACACGCTCGCTACCGACGGTTGCCGTATCTTGGGCGAACTCGTTGAAGCGCTCCCACAGCAGCGTAATGTGATCGTAATCCTGGCCCAGCTCGTGTGAACCGGCCACCACCTCGCGCTCCGTAATCCACTGCTCCAAATCGTCAACCTCACGGCTAAGCATGAACAGCTGCAGAGCTTCATCGAGCCGAGCCCGGCGCTCACCAGCCAAATCCTTCAGACCGGCGTACAGCTTGTCGAGCTGCGATTGCTTCACCGACACCTGATCGCTATAAGCGTGCTGCTCGGCCGTCAGCTGACGTGCAGTTTCACCCAACAGACGGATCGTATCGGCGTAATCCTCAACCGACTGTTCGAGACTTTCGTGCTTCTTCATCAGATTCTGGGCCGATGTTTCATCCTTGCCACGATCCTCCACCATCATGTACAGCTCCTGTTCACTCATCCACGATTCCGCTTCAGCCGCATCGAAGAAGTACTGCTGTACCTTCTCCGATTGATCCAGCGCACGGTGACGGGCTTCGACGGCATCACGCAGCTCTTGCCACTTCTGTGTCAACTCACTGATCAGCGCTGCGTACGGTCCCGCATCCTCGTGACCTTCATCGATCAGCTTCTGGCCGTTGTTACAGATCGTCATGATGCGCGGCTCGTGATTATCGATCTCGGTGTTGAGCGAttggtgcttcttcttcagcacgTGCACATTGAACAGCGAGTTACCGTACTCGGTAGAGGCGGCCAACGGCATCTTCTCGTCGATCCACAGCTTCTCATCCTCGACATCGCGCCGGAACTGGAacgcttcctttttcttctccagctGACGTTGGCGCTCGAGTAGCGGTGCCTTGATCTTCTCGAAACGAGCATTCACGGCGGTCTTCTTTTCCACGATCGGTTCGACCACATCCTGGGGTGCCGTCTTTGTCAGTACCTCCGTCTGTTTGTCCAGCTCCTCTACCTGACGCGCCTTAACGGCCATCTGTGTCTGGATgatctgctgcttctgcatcAGAATGTTAACCGAGGTCAGATCGCTGCCCGTGTCCGTGTTGATGATCTGCTTCTCGAGATCGTCCATCCACGAGTCGATATCGTCGACACTCTGCTGCACGATCACTTCGCGCTTAGCATCGAACAACAGAGCACCCTTCTCCTTGGTGCTCGTCTCCAGCTCGTCAAAGTTCTTGGACAGATCCGTCAGCTTCGGTTCGATGATCTCCTTAAACTCGGGCTTCTCGACCATCAGCTCCTGGGCGGCCTTCTTCGCCTCGTGCAGACGCTCCTTGTTAGCCGCAATCTCCGCCTCGAACGCCTGGTGGCGCGTCCACTTTGAGTGCACGGTTTTCGCCGAGCGGTACGTATCATCCTGCGCGGTGATGTACTTCTCCTGCACCCATTCGGTCAGCTCTTCGATGTCCTGCAGGAACTCGTGCAGCTTCACCTGGTTCTTCAGCTTCTCGTGCAACTCGAGCGCACGGTTCCGGTTATCGTCACGACGGTGGGCGATACTTTCGGCGCGCTTGCTGATCTTATCCGCATCAAAGTGCTCCTTGCTCGTCATCTGATCGGCCACCTGGACGATCGTGTTGAACTTCTCATCGTTCGCTTCCATCGTCGTGAGGAAGGCTTCGTGACGCTTCAGCTGATTCTCCGCCTGCTCCAGGTTAACCGGCGTATCGTCCTTGCTGAGCACGTGCTCCTGCTGGCTGAGCAGCACCTCCGCCTGACGGGCATCGCGATTGAACAGCTGCTGGTCCAAACCCTGCGACAGCAGCACCTGACGGTTTTCCCACATCTGGTGCAGCTCCTCCCAGCCATCCTTCAGCGCACGGAGACGCTCGCGCAGGAACATGTACTGCGGATCCTCGGTCTGGGTCGGTTCCGACGTCAGCCCTTCACCGTACTCCATCATCTT
Proteins encoded in this region:
- the LOC126577382 gene encoding spectrin beta chain isoform X5, producing MTTDISVVRWDPSQGPGNEFIEDIEYDGGNSSSRLFERSRIKALAEERESVQKKTFTKWVNSHLVRVNSPIKDLYVDMRDGKNLIKLLEVLSGERLPRPTKGKMRIHCLENVDKALQFLREQRVHLENIGSHDIVDGNASLNLGLIWTIILRFQIQDITIEETDNRETKSAKDALLLWCQMKTAGYHNVNVRNFTTSWRDGLAFNAIIHKHRPDLIQFDKLSKTNPIQNLNNAFNVAEEKLGLTKLLDAEDIFVDHPDEKSIITYVVTYYHYFSKLKQETVQGKRIGKVVGIAMDNDRMINEYESLTSELLKWIEVTIVQLGDRQFVNSLAGVQQQLAQFSNYRTVEKPPKFVEKGNLEVLLFTLQSKMRANNQKPYTPREGKMISDINKAWERLEKAEHERELALREELIRQEKLEQLAARFNRKATMRETWLSENQRLVSTDNFGFDLAAVEAAAKKHEAIETDIFAYEERVQAVVAVCNELEAEKYHDIERIAARKDNVLRLWNYLLELLRARRMRLEFSIQLQQNFQEMIYILDSMEEIKQRLLTDDYGKHLMGVEDLLQKHSLVEADINVLGDRVKQVVQNSQKFLVDEEDNYKPCDPSIIVDRVQRLEDAYAELCKLAVERRSRLEESRKLWQFYWDMADEENWIKEKEQIVSTDEIGHDLTTVNLLLSKHKALESEIQSHEPQLMAVSEVGDELVRRGHFGADRIDERLKEILSMWNHLRDLTEYRRKRLENAVDYFQLFADADDIDNWMLDALRLVSSEDVGRDEANVQSLLKKHKDVADELKSYAETIEQLHAQADRLTLNEPEKSKVDERLAAIDARYKELMELAKLRKQRLLDALSLYKLISESDGVEQWIGEKERMLDTMVPGKDIEDVEIMKHRYDGFDKEMNANASRVAVVNQLARQLLHVEHPNSEEILLKQNHLNQSWSRLREQAEAKRDDLKSAHGVQTFYIECRETISWIEDKKRILTETDSLQMDLTGVMTLQRRLSGMERDLAAIQAKLTALENEADAIEGDHPEEAALIRERVAQIQIIWEQLTQMLKERDSKLEEAGDLHRFLRDLDHFQAWLTKTQTDVASEDTPTSLPEAEKLLNQHQSIREEIDNYTEDYKKMMEYGEGLTSEPTQTEDPQYMFLRERLRALKDGWEELHQMWENRQVLLSQGLDQQLFNRDARQAEVLLSQQEHVLSKDDTPVNLEQAENQLKRHEAFLTTMEANDEKFNTIVQVADQMTSKEHFDADKISKRAESIAHRRDDNRNRALELHEKLKNQVKLHEFLQDIEELTEWVQEKYITAQDDTYRSAKTVHSKWTRHQAFEAEIAANKERLHEAKKAAQELMVEKPEFKEIIEPKLTDLSKNFDELETSTKEKGALLFDAKREVIVQQSVDDIDSWMDDLEKQIINTDTGSDLTSVNILMQKQQIIQTQMAVKARQVEELDKQTEVLTKTAPQDVVEPIVEKKTAVNARFEKIKAPLLERQRQLEKKKEAFQFRRDVEDEKLWIDEKMPLAASTEYGNSLFNVHVLKKKHQSLNTEIDNHEPRIMTICNNGQKLIDEGHEDAGPYAALISELTQKWQELRDAVEARHRALDQSEKVQQYFFDAAEAESWMSEQELYMMVEDRGKDETSAQNLMKKHESLEQSVEDYADTIRLLGETARQLTAEQHAYSDQVSVKQSQLDKLYAGLKDLAGERRARLDEALQLFMLSREVDDLEQWITEREVVAGSHELGQDYDHITLLWERFNEFAQDTATVGSERVAKANGIADDLIHAGHSDSATIAEWKDGLNESWQDLLELIETRKAMLAASRELHKFFHDCKDVLGRINEKQHGVSEELGRDAGVVSALQRKHLNFIQDLMTLHAQVQQIQEESAKLQAAYAGEKAREITNREHEVLNAWAHLQGMCEERRGKLADTGDLFKFFNMVRTLMLWMEDVVRQMNTSEKPRDVSGVELLMNNHQSLKAEIDTREDNFSACLALGKELLSRNHYASADIKDRLLQLTNSRNALLHRWEERWENLQLILEVYQFARDAAVAEAWLIAQEPYLMSTELGHTIDEVENLIKKHEAFEKSAAAQEERFSALERLTTFELKEMKRRSEAAEEAERQRLLAEAEARAAAEAEAEAARLAEAAAAARDTADAPGSPHSTKEQESVTMRATSPVEKERPISQTDRPSPGGTDEGAQEGILTRKHEWESTTKKASNRSWDKLYCVARSGRLAFFKDQKSSKTVPEQTFRGEPPLDLKGAQIEIAVDYTKKKHVFRIKLSNGGEFLLQCHDDAEMNQWVTALKAQCELDASGESRSLTLPASSQKDEQKRRSFFTLKKN
- the LOC126577382 gene encoding spectrin beta chain isoform X2 gives rise to the protein MTTDISVVRWDPSQGPGNEFIEDIEYDGGNSSSRLFERSRIKALAEERESVQKKTFTKWVNSHLVRVNSPIKDLYVDMRDGKNLIKLLEVLSGERLPRPTKGKMRIHCLENVDKALQFLREQRVHLENIGSHDIVDGNASLNLGLIWTIILRFQIQDITIEETDNRETKSAKDALLLWCQMKTAGYHNVNVRNFTTSWRDGLAFNAIIHKHRPDLIQFDKLSKTNPIQNLNNAFNVAEEKLGLTKLLDAEDIFVDHPDEKSIITYVVTYYHYFSKLKQETVQGKRIGKVVGIAMDNDRMINEYESLTSELLKWIEVTIVQLGDRQFVNSLAGVQQQLAQFSNYRTVEKPPKFVEKGNLEVLLFTLQSKMRANNQKPYTPREGKMISDINKAWERLEKAEHERELALREELIRQEKLEQLAARFNRKATMRETWLSENQRLVSTDNFGFDLAAVEAAAKKHEAIETDIFAYEERVQAVVAVCNELEAEKYHDIERIAARKDNVLRLWNYLLELLRARRMRLEFSIQLQQNFQEMIYILDSMEEIKQRLLTDDYGKHLMGVEDLLQKHSLVEADINVLGDRVKQVVQNSQKFLVDEEDNYKPCDPSIIVDRVQRLEDAYAELCKLAVERRSRLEESRKLWQFYWDMADEENWIKEKEQIVSTDEIGHDLTTVNLLLSKHKALESEIQSHEPQLMAVSEVGDELVRRGHFGADRIDERLKEILSMWNHLRDLTEYRRKRLENAVDYFQLFADADDIDNWMLDALRLVSSEDVGRDEANVQSLLKKHKDVADELKSYAETIEQLHAQADRLTLNEPEKSKVDERLAAIDARYKELMELAKLRKQRLLDALSLYKLISESDGVEQWIGEKERMLDTMVPGKDIEDVEIMKHRYDGFDKEMNANASRVAVVNQLARQLLHVEHPNSEEILLKQNHLNQSWSRLREQAEAKRDDLKSAHGVQTFYIECRETISWIEDKKRILTETDSLQMDLTGVMTLQRRLSGMERDLAAIQAKLTALENEADAIEGDHPEEAALIRERVAQIQIIWEQLTQMLKERDSKLEEAGDLHRFLRDLDHFQAWLTKTQTDVASEDTPTSLPEAEKLLNQHQSIREEIDNYTEDYKKMMEYGEGLTSEPTQTEDPQYMFLRERLRALKDGWEELHQMWENRQVLLSQGLDQQLFNRDARQAEVLLSQQEHVLSKDDTPVNLEQAENQLKRHEAFLTTMEANDEKFNTIVQVADQMTSKEHFDADKISKRAESIAHRRDDNRNRALELHEKLKNQVKLHEFLQDIEELTEWVQEKYITAQDDTYRSAKTVHSKWTRHQAFEAEIAANKERLHEAKKAAQELMVEKPEFKEIIEPKLTDLSKNFDELETSTKEKGALLFDAKREVIVQQSVDDIDSWMDDLEKQIINTDTGSDLTSVNILMQKQQIIQTQMAVKARQVEELDKQTEVLTKTAPQDVVEPIVEKKTAVNARFEKIKAPLLERQRQLEKKKEAFQFRRDVEDEKLWIDEKMPLAASTEYGNSLFNVHVLKKKHQSLNTEIDNHEPRIMTICNNGQKLIDEGHEDAGPYAALISELTQKWQELRDAVEARHRALDQSEKVQQYFFDAAEAESWMSEQELYMMVEDRGKDETSAQNLMKKHESLEQSVEDYADTIRLLGETARQLTAEQHAYSDQVSVKQSQLDKLYAGLKDLAGERRARLDEALQLFMLSREVDDLEQWITEREVVAGSHELGQDYDHITLLWERFNEFAQDTATVGSERVAKANGIADDLIHAGHSDSATIAEWKDGLNESWQDLLELIETRKAMLAASRELHKFFHDCKDVLGRINEKQHGVSEELGRDAGVVSALQRKHLNFIQDLMTLHAQVQQIQEESAKLQAAYAGEKAREITNREHEVLNAWAHLQGMCEERRGKLADTGDLFKFFNMVRTLMLWMEDVVRQMNTSEKPRDVSGVELLMNNHQSLKAEIDTREDNFSACLALGKELLSRNHYASADIKDRLLQLTNSRNALLHRWEERWENLQLILEVYQFARDAAVAEAWLIAQEPYLMSTELGHTIDEVENLIKKHEAFEKSAAAQEERFSALERLTTFELKEMKRRSEAAEEAERQRLLAEAEARAAAEAEAEAARLAEAAAAARDTADAPGSPHSTKEQESVGGEAVISRRHSGIPKERSSSSASASTGVKVSRRSRSKSPFRSFRWKRTSSKADGGASDDEGGTDEGAQEGILTRKHEWESTTKKASNRSWDKLYCVARSGRLAFFKDQKSSKTVPEQTFRGEPPLDLKGAQIEIAVDYTKKKHVFRIKLSNGGEFLLQCHDDAEMNQWVTALKAQCELDASGESRSLTLPASSQKDEQKRRSFFTLKKN
- the LOC126577382 gene encoding spectrin beta chain isoform X1, producing the protein MTTDISVVRWDPSQGPGNEFIEDIEYDGGNSSSRLFERSRIKALAEERESVQKKTFTKWVNSHLVRVNSPIKDLYVDMRDGKNLIKLLEVLSGERLPRPTKGKMRIHCLENVDKALQFLREQRVHLENIGSHDIVDGNASLNLGLIWTIILRFQIQDITIEETDNRETKSAKDALLLWCQMKTAGYHNVNVRNFTTSWRDGLAFNAIIHKHRPDLIQFDKLSKTNPIQNLNNAFNVAEEKLGLTKLLDAEDIFVDHPDEKSIITYVVTYYHYFSKLKQETVQGKRIGKVVGIAMDNDRMINEYESLTSELLKWIEVTIVQLGDRQFVNSLAGVQQQLAQFSNYRTVEKPPKFVEKGNLEVLLFTLQSKMRANNQKPYTPREGKMISDINKAWERLEKAEHERELALREELIRQEKLEQLAARFNRKATMRETWLSENQRLVSTDNFGFDLAAVEAAAKKHEAIETDIFAYEERVQAVVAVCNELEAEKYHDIERIAARKDNVLRLWNYLLELLRARRMRLEFSIQLQQNFQEMIYILDSMEEIKQRLLTDDYGKHLMGVEDLLQKHSLVEADINVLGDRVKQVVQNSQKFLVDEEDNYKPCDPSIIVDRVQRLEDAYAELCKLAVERRSRLEESRKLWQFYWDMADEENWIKEKEQIVSTDEIGHDLTTVNLLLSKHKALESEIQSHEPQLMAVSEVGDELVRRGHFGADRIDERLKEILSMWNHLRDLTEYRRKRLENAVDYFQLFADADDIDNWMLDALRLVSSEDVGRDEANVQSLLKKHKDVADELKSYAETIEQLHAQADRLTLNEPEKSKVDERLAAIDARYKELMELAKLRKQRLLDALSLYKLISESDGVEQWIGEKERMLDTMVPGKDIEDVEIMKHRYDGFDKEMNANASRVAVVNQLARQLLHVEHPNSEEILLKQNHLNQSWSRLREQAEAKRDDLKSAHGVQTFYIECRETISWIEDKKRILTETDSLQMDLTGVMTLQRRLSGMERDLAAIQAKLTALENEADAIEGDHPEEAALIRERVAQIQIIWEQLTQMLKERDSKLEEAGDLHRFLRDLDHFQAWLTKTQTDVASEDTPTSLPEAEKLLNQHQSIREEIDNYTEDYKKMMEYGEGLTSEPTQTEDPQYMFLRERLRALKDGWEELHQMWENRQVLLSQGLDQQLFNRDARQAEVLLSQQEHVLSKDDTPVNLEQAENQLKRHEAFLTTMEANDEKFNTIVQVADQMTSKEHFDADKISKRAESIAHRRDDNRNRALELHEKLKNQVKLHEFLQDIEELTEWVQEKYITAQDDTYRSAKTVHSKWTRHQAFEAEIAANKERLHEAKKAAQELMVEKPEFKEIIEPKLTDLSKNFDELETSTKEKGALLFDAKREVIVQQSVDDIDSWMDDLEKQIINTDTGSDLTSVNILMQKQQIIQTQMAVKARQVEELDKQTEVLTKTAPQDVVEPIVEKKTAVNARFEKIKAPLLERQRQLEKKKEAFQFRRDVEDEKLWIDEKMPLAASTEYGNSLFNVHVLKKKHQSLNTEIDNHEPRIMTICNNGQKLIDEGHEDAGPYAALISELTQKWQELRDAVEARHRALDQSEKVQQYFFDAAEAESWMSEQELYMMVEDRGKDETSAQNLMKKHESLEQSVEDYADTIRLLGETARQLTAEQHAYSDQVSVKQSQLDKLYAGLKDLAGERRARLDEALQLFMLSREVDDLEQWITEREVVAGSHELGQDYDHITLLWERFNEFAQDTATVGSERVAKANGIADDLIHAGHSDSATIAEWKDGLNESWQDLLELIETRKAMLAASRELHKFFHDCKDVLGRINEKQHGVSEELGRDAGVVSALQRKHLNFIQDLMTLHAQVQQIQEESAKLQAAYAGEKAREITNREHEVLNAWAHLQGMCEERRGKLADTGDLFKFFNMVRTLMLWMEDVVRQMNTSEKPRDVSGVELLMNNHQSLKAEIDTREDNFSACLALGKELLSRNHYASADIKDRLLQLTNSRNALLHRWEERWENLQLILEVYQFARDAAVAEAWLIAQEPYLMSTELGHTIDEVENLIKKHEAFEKSAAAQEERFSALERLTTFELKEMKRRSEAAEEAERQRLLAEAEARAAAEAEAEAARLAEAAAAARDTADAPGSPHSTKEQESVGGEAVISRRHSGIPKERSSSSASASTGVKVSRRSRSKSPFRSFRWKRTSSKADGGASDDEDRPSPGGTDEGAQEGILTRKHEWESTTKKASNRSWDKLYCVARSGRLAFFKDQKSSKTVPEQTFRGEPPLDLKGAQIEIAVDYTKKKHVFRIKLSNGGEFLLQCHDDAEMNQWVTALKAQCELDASGESRSLTLPASSQKDEQKRRSFFTLKKN